In a genomic window of Thermodesulfobacteriota bacterium:
- a CDS encoding class I SAM-dependent methyltransferase has protein sequence MNENQASLCPVCNEKGVLFHKSTFPGKDNTIYQLFQCGECRTVFTCPRPTLDALTKAYDAYYWSETDIDKKKKGLKRLVAGFNSWRLKQVIRPLVKVLPPRATVLEVGCGAGQLSRILLEHDFQVEVTEYSHQMLSLVTETLGVKGYPGDLTEIELNKRYDAIIFNNVLEHVLSPADNLRRAVSILNPGGFVFIEVPNIDSWQFAVFRQHWYPLDIPIHLTHFGPATLDSLAGQAGVTLYKRSFFSMRSSMAGIVVSLFPSFDPRNIRHKSSSWILFVYLGMQVAALPLALIESLSGKGGIMRSIYRSYQ, from the coding sequence ACAATACGATCTATCAATTATTTCAGTGCGGAGAATGCCGGACGGTTTTTACCTGCCCGAGGCCGACCCTGGATGCCCTTACCAAAGCCTATGACGCGTATTATTGGAGTGAGACAGATATCGACAAGAAAAAAAAAGGGCTGAAGCGGTTGGTGGCCGGGTTTAATTCATGGCGGCTGAAACAGGTCATACGCCCGCTTGTAAAGGTTCTCCCCCCCCGTGCGACCGTCCTGGAAGTCGGTTGCGGAGCCGGTCAATTAAGCCGTATCCTGCTGGAACATGATTTCCAGGTGGAGGTAACCGAATATTCTCACCAGATGCTTTCATTGGTTACTGAAACACTTGGCGTCAAAGGATACCCGGGGGATCTTACGGAAATCGAACTGAACAAACGCTACGACGCGATTATTTTCAACAATGTGCTGGAGCATGTCCTGTCTCCAGCGGACAATTTGCGGCGAGCGGTATCGATCCTGAATCCGGGGGGGTTCGTTTTCATAGAAGTCCCCAATATAGACAGCTGGCAGTTCGCTGTTTTCAGGCAGCACTGGTATCCGCTGGACATTCCGATTCATTTAACCCATTTCGGACCGGCTACCCTTGATTCTCTGGCCGGACAGGCGGGCGTCACTCTTTATAAACGATCTTTTTTTTCCATGAGAAGTTCCATGGCGGGTATCGTGGTCAGCCTCTTTCCCTCATTTGACCCGAGGAACATCAGACACAAAAGTTCATCATGGATCCTTTTTGTCTACCTGGGGATGCAGGTTGCTGCTCTCCCTCTGGCTCTCATAGAAAGTCTGTCGGGAAAAGGGGGAATCATGAGAAGTATTTACAGGAGTTATCAGTAA
- a CDS encoding acyltransferase, translated as MTTSLKKSLMDIIVEIVNFFLLMGLHSYGRRVYVDPPCRLRGKKNITIGDDVSIAAFVHMWGHGGITIGNRVMIGSHTAITSLTHNPEAEHMYFSKISKPVVIEDDVWIGSHAMIMPGVTIGKGTVIGAGAIVTSDIPPMVIAMGSPAKVIRPRRSRREM; from the coding sequence ATGACAACCAGTCTTAAAAAGTCACTGATGGACATTATCGTGGAGATAGTGAATTTTTTTCTGCTGATGGGGTTGCACAGTTACGGCAGAAGAGTATATGTGGATCCCCCCTGCCGATTGCGCGGGAAAAAAAACATCACCATCGGGGACGACGTTTCCATCGCGGCGTTTGTTCATATGTGGGGGCACGGAGGAATAACCATCGGCAATCGCGTTATGATAGGATCGCACACAGCGATTACCAGCCTGACCCACAATCCGGAGGCGGAACATATGTATTTCTCAAAAATTTCAAAGCCGGTTGTAATTGAGGATGATGTCTGGATCGGGTCGCACGCAATGATTATGCCGGGGGTTACCATCGGCAAAGGAACGGTGATCGGAGCGGGGGCGATAGTGACTTCAGACATCCCTCCCATGGTGATAGCGATGGGATCTCCAGCTAAAGTGATAAGACCCCGGAGATCAAGGAGGGAAATGTGA
- a CDS encoding radical SAM/SPASM domain-containing protein — MKRRRVSRFGRQLEGALLKSLGIIAGLATGHGRYRKTVPHKIGSIKGAIIEAINIFYYSVRSDRSFGYTSLTVEPLNQCNIRCLQCPVNRGMKRPKEKMNMGLFSRILDHSPVLERVHLTGWGEPLLHKDIFRMIELAREKGLIATIVSNATLLDQEKSSELLDSKVSVVTFSLDGVGQVYEQVRGMPYDKIRANIINFLKLRENHAEKPFVEINVVIFEQTTGGGEKEVRREWETRVDLVTAQPLVSQKENRRKKRCMHLWRRMVVLSDGRVVPCCVDAEGELILGDAKLESVGKIFNGPAMRRLRRLHIRGQFPKLCSHCNEFYG, encoded by the coding sequence ATGAAACGACGGCGCGTCTCAAGATTTGGCAGACAGCTTGAGGGGGCGTTGTTGAAATCCTTGGGAATAATTGCCGGCCTTGCAACAGGGCATGGCCGTTACCGGAAAACAGTCCCGCACAAAATCGGCAGCATTAAAGGCGCAATAATTGAGGCCATAAACATCTTTTACTATTCTGTTCGTTCGGATCGTTCATTCGGGTATACCAGCCTCACGGTGGAACCTCTTAACCAGTGCAATATCCGTTGTCTGCAATGTCCGGTAAACCGGGGGATGAAAAGGCCAAAGGAAAAAATGAACATGGGCCTTTTTTCCCGTATTCTGGATCATTCCCCTGTTCTGGAACGGGTACATTTGACCGGATGGGGCGAACCGCTGCTGCACAAGGATATTTTCCGAATGATTGAGCTGGCACGCGAAAAAGGGCTAATCGCGACCATAGTAAGCAATGCCACCCTGCTGGACCAGGAGAAATCATCCGAGTTGCTGGATTCCAAGGTCAGCGTTGTCACCTTCAGCCTGGACGGAGTGGGCCAGGTCTATGAACAAGTCAGAGGCATGCCTTACGACAAGATCAGGGCGAATATCATCAATTTTCTGAAATTGCGGGAGAATCACGCTGAAAAGCCTTTCGTGGAAATCAACGTCGTTATATTTGAACAAACAACGGGGGGAGGAGAAAAAGAAGTCCGCCGGGAATGGGAGACCAGAGTCGACCTTGTTACCGCCCAACCGCTGGTAAGTCAGAAGGAAAACCGTCGGAAAAAGCGCTGTATGCATCTGTGGCGACGCATGGTTGTCCTTTCTGACGGCCGGGTCGTGCCATGCTGTGTGGATGCTGAAGGCGAATTGATTTTGGGCGATGCAAAACTGGAAAGCGTGGGAAAAATATTCAACGGCCCGGCAATGCGCCGGCTGCGCCGACTGCATATACGGGGTCAATTTCCGAAGTTATGCTCCCATTGCAATGAATTTTATGGCTGA
- a CDS encoding lysylphosphatidylglycerol synthase transmembrane domain-containing protein translates to MADSATIFKRMNTINAGSTEKSRIHYWIRQMISAGLLLAAGFIYSKHIELNAVNNLLKGADPGLLVIGYLIAVIVVLLRVLRWRSLLKDFFITTKGTSLFLMYLVDIFLNNFISGLSIAVRGLYLKEEFKNSGQMVRLLLLDKLFDWVIPLGLGFISLLFVLSKASPSDIWKIWGVFLVVLPCAVWQLLVWLQHGFRNSFEGGRFAALGGKIRLLVSADPGKYNCRIFVRMSIFSIAAFSAYYITLFLLAKCFSLPIRPVELIMVDTMATIAVVVPLNFAGIGTRDVALTGLLAYYGCPHENIVLFIASLILLRLAISLLGWFSMYILKWKGYSIKIKKQP, encoded by the coding sequence ATGGCTGACAGCGCTACCATTTTTAAAAGAATGAATACGATAAACGCCGGCTCAACAGAAAAGTCCAGAATCCATTACTGGATCAGGCAGATGATTTCCGCCGGTCTGCTGTTGGCAGCCGGTTTCATTTATTCAAAGCACATTGAGCTGAATGCGGTTAACAATCTCCTCAAGGGAGCCGATCCGGGCTTGCTTGTCATCGGTTATCTCATCGCCGTAATAGTCGTACTATTGAGGGTTCTCCGCTGGCGCAGCCTTCTTAAAGATTTCTTCATCACGACCAAAGGGACCAGCCTCTTTTTAATGTACCTGGTCGATATTTTTCTGAACAATTTTATTTCCGGTCTGTCCATCGCGGTCCGCGGGCTCTATCTCAAAGAAGAATTCAAAAACTCGGGCCAAATGGTCCGGTTGTTACTGTTGGACAAATTATTTGACTGGGTTATCCCTCTTGGACTCGGCTTCATCTCCCTGCTGTTTGTTTTATCGAAGGCAAGCCCTTCTGATATCTGGAAAATATGGGGCGTATTCCTTGTCGTGCTGCCTTGTGCTGTATGGCAACTGCTTGTCTGGCTTCAGCACGGATTCAGAAACTCCTTTGAAGGCGGAAGGTTTGCTGCGTTGGGCGGCAAAATTCGTTTGTTGGTCTCTGCTGATCCGGGAAAATATAACTGCCGCATTTTTGTACGCATGTCGATTTTCTCGATTGCCGCTTTCTCCGCTTACTACATAACGCTTTTTCTGCTGGCGAAATGTTTTTCTCTCCCGATCCGTCCCGTGGAACTGATCATGGTGGACACCATGGCCACCATCGCCGTCGTCGTTCCATTGAATTTTGCCGGCATCGGTACCAGGGATGTGGCCCTGACGGGGCTTTTAGCCTATTACGGCTGCCCGCATGAAAATATCGTCCTGTTTATCGCCAGCCTGATTCTGCTCCGCCTGGCGATATCTCTCTTGGGATGGTTCAGCATGTATATTCTCAAATGGAAGGGCTATTCCATAAAGATAAAAAAGCAGCCATGA
- a CDS encoding tetratricopeptide repeat protein, which produces MNILLSTAAATRRMLPSAAILVLIALLVYANISDAPFVFDDRLNITQNTHIRMTAVTCDSILDVLNSPVPTRPMANLTLALNYYLHGYDVRGYHAVNLLIHVVTALLMFLVARQTLRLCGAGNTPAPLMAAALWLVNPVHTQSVTYTIQRMNSLAAMFFMMSLFLYIRARTADRTGRGLIRRVPLYVFSLAAGLAGLTSKEIVAVLPVILFLYEWYFFQNRDPFWLKRRLRWIGLAAVACLLPAAVLLGTSPVDQILKDYQKHDFTPVQRLLTEPAVVLYYISLLFFPHPDRLILLYDFPVSASCFKPLTTATAFMGLIALALCGLRLSARHRLLSFSVFWFLITLVIESSVLGLAIAYEHRTYLPSIFPFIALTALVTAPSRTRNIAVAILCLLIAVCGLWTWQRNSAWNDAVLLWRDNVAKAPDVAEAGNNLGQALLAAGDTEQAVSSFNTALAKDPSLDSARVNLGVALMRLGRPDQAIDLFRTALENNPLNIQARYNLAGLLKELGRPDDAIAQLRQIIALDPVCVEALLNLGGLLLDRGQEKEALEWLEKAAALNPGDPGISNNLGIALHRLDRMDEAIDILKHGLSQNPDHPGLHNSLGLVLLDRNRYEDASREFQMALAAAPMMPEAHNNLGLAAERQGDIIQAVGHYRQALELAPTYHLARYNLASLFLKTGQSDKVIPLIEESTDLKREDGAMLRHLLMDLIDAQKLEEAAILAEKMAAAEPDNPMIHYNLACLYARMNNPGNAIDHLRRAVSLGYDHWDHLRADPDLNNIRNSDYFKTLMPLLPAEPGI; this is translated from the coding sequence ATGAACATTCTATTATCAACAGCCGCTGCCACCCGCCGAATGCTGCCATCGGCAGCCATCCTGGTCCTCATCGCCCTGCTGGTCTACGCCAACATATCCGACGCGCCCTTCGTGTTTGACGACCGGCTCAACATCACTCAAAACACCCACATCCGGATGACCGCCGTAACTTGTGACAGCATCCTGGACGTGCTCAACAGTCCCGTTCCCACCCGTCCCATGGCCAACCTGACGCTGGCCTTGAACTACTATCTCCATGGTTACGACGTGCGGGGCTATCATGCCGTCAACCTGCTCATTCATGTGGTCACGGCCCTGCTGATGTTCCTGGTCGCCAGGCAGACGCTGCGACTGTGCGGCGCGGGAAACACGCCCGCGCCACTCATGGCCGCGGCCCTGTGGCTGGTCAACCCCGTCCATACCCAGTCGGTCACCTACACCATCCAGCGCATGAATTCCCTGGCGGCCATGTTCTTTATGATGTCCCTGTTCCTTTATATCCGGGCTCGAACGGCAGACCGGACCGGACGGGGTCTGATCCGGCGGGTTCCGCTCTACGTCTTCAGCCTGGCCGCCGGCCTGGCCGGTCTGACTTCCAAGGAGATCGTCGCCGTCCTGCCGGTTATCCTGTTTCTCTATGAATGGTATTTTTTTCAGAATCGTGACCCGTTCTGGCTGAAACGCCGGCTCCGCTGGATCGGCCTGGCGGCCGTCGCCTGCCTGTTGCCGGCGGCCGTTTTGCTGGGAACCAGCCCGGTGGACCAGATTCTAAAAGACTATCAGAAACACGATTTCACTCCAGTCCAGCGGCTGTTAACCGAACCGGCCGTGGTGCTCTACTATATCAGCCTCCTGTTCTTCCCCCACCCGGACCGGCTGATCCTGCTCTATGACTTTCCCGTCTCCGCCTCTTGCTTTAAGCCCCTGACAACAGCAACGGCCTTCATGGGCCTCATCGCCCTTGCCCTGTGCGGCCTCCGCCTGTCCGCCAGACACCGGTTGCTGTCCTTCTCTGTTTTCTGGTTTCTGATCACCCTGGTCATCGAGTCTTCGGTGCTGGGTCTGGCGATAGCGTATGAGCATCGGACCTACCTGCCGTCCATTTTTCCGTTTATTGCCCTGACCGCGCTGGTGACCGCGCCATCCCGCACACGCAACATAGCCGTGGCAATTCTCTGCCTTCTCATCGCCGTTTGCGGTTTATGGACCTGGCAACGCAATTCCGCCTGGAACGACGCCGTTCTGCTCTGGCGCGACAATGTCGCCAAGGCACCTGACGTGGCCGAGGCCGGTAACAATCTGGGCCAGGCCCTCCTGGCCGCGGGCGATACCGAACAGGCGGTGTCATCCTTTAACACCGCCCTGGCTAAGGACCCGTCCCTTGATTCCGCCCGCGTGAACCTGGGGGTCGCCCTGATGCGTCTGGGCCGGCCCGATCAGGCCATAGACCTTTTCCGGACAGCCCTGGAAAACAATCCCCTCAACATCCAGGCCCGATACAACCTGGCCGGTTTGCTGAAAGAGCTGGGCCGGCCGGATGACGCCATAGCCCAGCTGCGGCAAATCATCGCCCTTGATCCGGTTTGTGTCGAAGCCTTGCTCAATCTGGGAGGACTGCTGCTCGACCGTGGTCAGGAAAAAGAAGCGCTGGAGTGGCTGGAAAAGGCCGCCGCCCTGAATCCTGGCGATCCGGGAATATCCAACAACCTCGGCATCGCGCTTCACCGTCTGGACAGAATGGATGAAGCCATCGACATCCTGAAACACGGCCTGTCCCAAAATCCCGACCATCCTGGACTCCACAACAGCCTGGGGCTGGTCCTGCTCGACCGGAACCGGTACGAAGACGCCTCCCGGGAATTTCAGATGGCGCTGGCGGCCGCGCCCATGATGCCCGAAGCCCACAATAACCTGGGACTGGCGGCCGAAAGACAGGGCGACATCATTCAGGCCGTTGGCCACTATCGCCAGGCGCTGGAGCTGGCACCGACCTACCACCTGGCCCGATACAATCTGGCATCGCTGTTTCTGAAAACCGGGCAATCGGATAAAGTCATACCCCTGATTGAGGAAAGCACCGACCTGAAGAGGGAAGACGGGGCCATGCTCCGGCATTTGTTAATGGATCTGATTGATGCGCAGAAACTGGAAGAGGCCGCGATTCTGGCCGAAAAGATGGCGGCGGCGGAACCGGACAACCCCATGATCCATTATAATCTGGCCTGCCTGTATGCTCGAATGAACAACCCGGGAAACGCCATCGACCATCTCAGGAGAGCCGTATCTCTCGGATATGACCATTGGGACCACCTGAGAGCCGATCCTGACCTGAACAACATCCGGAATTCGGACTATTTTAAAACCCTGATGCCATTGCTGCCCGCCGAACCGGGGATATGA
- a CDS encoding DUF6160 family protein, which produces MKKLIVTLLLLVLPLSVMAMDAVTNAELDGVAGQAGVTIAFGGNSTTVIDFSQLAWGDPDGLTACSSTAGWLIINGVVTITQVIADGQRLVLDIGTTAAAASCNVGGAVYIPANETFVAVGLPDVTMTITVPSTLNIGLADTSSPIDGTLGILNLRGLSVTAGTPNSLYIWAH; this is translated from the coding sequence ATGAAAAAATTAATCGTTACACTGCTTTTATTAGTGCTTCCGCTATCGGTAATGGCCATGGACGCCGTTACCAACGCCGAGCTCGACGGTGTTGCCGGCCAGGCCGGCGTGACCATCGCCTTTGGCGGTAACAGCACCACCGTCATCGACTTTTCCCAGCTTGCCTGGGGTGACCCGGACGGCCTGACCGCCTGCAGCAGCACCGCCGGCTGGCTCATCATCAACGGCGTCGTCACCATCACTCAAGTTATCGCCGACGGCCAGCGCCTGGTTCTGGACATCGGCACCACCGCCGCTGCTGCTTCTTGTAATGTCGGCGGCGCTGTCTACATTCCGGCCAACGAAACCTTCGTGGCGGTCGGACTGCCTGATGTCACCATGACGATAACCGTTCCTTCCACGCTGAACATCGGTCTGGCGGATACTTCCAGCCCCATTGACGGCACTCTCGGCATCCTGAACCTGCGGGGCTTGAGTGTTACGGCCGGAACTCCGAACTCCCTGTACATCTGGGCGCACTAA
- a CDS encoding DUF6160 family protein: MKRFGLTVLIIALLALPMSALALEKMSGGDLSGVTGQAGVTIAFGGNSTTTIDFSQLAWGDPDGLTACSSTAGWIIINGAVTIAQSIADGERLVLDIGTTGAASCNVAGAVYIPASETFIAVSLPNTTMAITVPATLNVGLADTSAAIDGTLGILNLRGLSVTAGTPDALYIWAH; the protein is encoded by the coding sequence ATGAAGAGATTTGGATTGACTGTATTGATTATCGCCCTGCTGGCATTGCCCATGTCCGCCCTGGCTCTGGAAAAGATGTCCGGCGGCGACCTCAGCGGTGTCACCGGCCAGGCCGGCGTGACCATCGCCTTTGGCGGCAACAGCACCACCACCATCGACTTCTCCCAGCTCGCCTGGGGTGACCCTGACGGTCTGACCGCCTGCAGCAGCACCGCCGGCTGGATCATCATCAACGGCGCCGTCACCATTGCCCAGTCCATTGCCGACGGCGAGAGACTGGTCCTGGATATCGGCACCACCGGCGCCGCTTCTTGTAACGTCGCCGGCGCTGTCTACATCCCGGCTTCCGAAACCTTTATCGCGGTCAGCCTGCCCAACACGACCATGGCCATCACCGTTCCGGCTACCCTGAACGTCGGCCTGGCCGATACTTCAGCCGCCATCGACGGCACCCTCGGCATCCTGAACCTGCGGGGCCTGAGTGTTACCGCCGGCACCCCGGACGCCCTGTACATCTGGGCTCATTGA
- a CDS encoding C39 family peptidase — protein sequence MHVLIAFIISASLLAGILPVREAPDNEIRFTVAPDDGIISNTDNYLPHVLQPVEMRFEMRTAKDIEYSRIVSQKYDYSCGSAALATLLKYHVAEDFEEGQIIHGLLKYGDKEKIIERRAFSLLDMKSFVNAIGYQGVGYKAEIDDLASLDMPCILPMELYGYRHFTVFKDIREGHVFLADPFQGNTSYPVEQFKKLWHQNVIFVVYPSGEEQLKLLQLKNDDLRFMDEDRTLDIMFRDRMVEMEKMPIETDPDERQYYKR from the coding sequence ATGCATGTACTCATTGCTTTTATAATCAGCGCGTCTTTGCTGGCCGGTATTCTTCCTGTCAGGGAAGCGCCGGACAATGAGATCCGCTTTACCGTTGCTCCTGACGATGGAATTATCAGCAACACCGACAATTACCTGCCTCATGTTTTGCAGCCTGTTGAAATGCGCTTTGAGATGAGAACCGCTAAGGATATCGAGTATTCCCGTATCGTCAGCCAGAAATATGATTACAGTTGCGGATCGGCGGCGCTGGCCACCCTGCTCAAATATCATGTGGCAGAAGATTTCGAGGAAGGCCAAATCATTCACGGCCTGTTGAAATACGGCGACAAGGAGAAAATTATCGAACGGCGGGCGTTCTCCCTGCTGGACATGAAAAGTTTCGTTAACGCCATCGGTTACCAGGGAGTAGGTTACAAGGCTGAAATTGACGACCTGGCATCCCTTGACATGCCCTGCATTCTCCCTATGGAACTATATGGTTACCGCCATTTTACCGTTTTCAAGGATATCCGTGAAGGACATGTCTTTCTGGCCGACCCCTTCCAGGGCAATACCAGTTACCCTGTTGAACAATTCAAGAAGCTCTGGCATCAGAATGTCATTTTCGTGGTTTACCCTTCAGGTGAAGAACAATTAAAACTGTTGCAACTGAAAAACGACGACCTCCGTTTCATGGATGAAGACCGGACACTGGATATCATGTTCCGTGACCGAATGGTTGAAATGGAAAAGATGCCGATTGAAACGGATCCGGACGAAAGACAATATTACAAAAGATAA